The following are from one region of the Ignavibacteriales bacterium genome:
- a CDS encoding alkaline phosphatase: protein MLCSNKFFRLVFLFLILFPSNRIFSENGKKPKNIIIMIGDGMGLNYITASILNDDKNPFKEFNSIGLSITCSADNLITDSAAGATALASGYKTNNKYIGVDSAKIPLLNIFEFAKKHKLSTGVVVTSSITNATPACFVAHIDNRAREFEIAKQYVESGIDIAIGGGLKFFLTQSKGGGRSDGLDLVDSLKTKGYLFYKDSDELKTYNGTKKLFALLDDDGLKPVGQRNISLSELTTSSLKHLEQNKNGFVLMIEGSQIDWAAHANNQKQIMLELTEFERTIESVLTFAKKDGNTLVVITSDHETGGASIVSGKNDGSDIKFGFLTFGHTANCVGIFAYGPGEENFRGIMNINQIGKNFFKLINPTRNSKPIVSRTTTK from the coding sequence ATGTTGTGTTCAAATAAATTTTTTCGATTAGTTTTTTTATTTTTAATCCTATTTCCATCAAACAGAATTTTTTCTGAGAATGGCAAAAAGCCAAAAAATATAATCATAATGATTGGTGATGGAATGGGGCTAAATTATATCACTGCTTCCATTCTAAACGATGATAAAAATCCTTTCAAGGAATTTAATTCAATTGGACTTTCCATAACCTGTTCTGCCGATAATTTAATTACAGATTCTGCTGCCGGTGCTACAGCCTTAGCTTCGGGATATAAAACTAACAATAAATATATCGGTGTAGATTCTGCAAAAATTCCACTCCTAAATATTTTTGAATTTGCAAAGAAACATAAATTATCTACGGGAGTTGTGGTTACAAGTTCTATTACTAACGCAACACCTGCCTGCTTTGTTGCACATATTGATAACCGTGCACGGGAATTTGAGATTGCAAAGCAATATGTTGAAAGTGGAATTGATATTGCCATCGGTGGAGGATTAAAATTTTTTCTTACTCAGTCCAAAGGAGGGGGAAGAAGTGATGGATTGGATTTGGTTGATTCACTAAAGACAAAAGGATATTTATTTTACAAAGACTCGGATGAATTGAAAACCTACAATGGCACAAAAAAGTTATTTGCTTTATTGGATGACGATGGATTAAAACCAGTTGGTCAAAGAAATATTTCATTAAGCGAATTAACTACATCATCACTTAAACATCTTGAACAAAATAAAAATGGATTTGTATTGATGATTGAAGGTTCTCAAATTGATTGGGCGGCTCATGCTAATAATCAAAAGCAGATTATGCTTGAACTTACTGAGTTTGAAAGAACAATTGAATCAGTTTTAACTTTTGCAAAAAAAGATGGCAATACTCTTGTTGTAATAACTTCGGATCATGAAACTGGTGGTGCTTCAATTGTCTCTGGTAAAAATGATGGTTCAGATATAAAATTTGGCTTTCTTACATTTGGTCATACAGCAAATTGTGTTGGAATTTTTGCTTATGGACCTGGAGAAGAAAACTTTCGAGGTATTATGAACATTAATCAGATTGGAAAAAATTTCTTTAAACTAATTAATCCTACTAGAAATTCTAAACCAATTGTCTCTCGTACTACAACAAAATAA
- a CDS encoding ABC transporter permease, giving the protein MLKRFLTATGKKTLDFLEELGQVANLLISIVRYFPSIIRSRNLVLFQMEHIGVNSLPLVLIIATFTGAVSAWQAAYQLKGLAPLSFMGTATSRAIITELGPVLTAIVIAGRVGASIAAELGSMKVTEQIDALETMAISPVRYLAMPRFFASIVMMPILVIFANIISIIGAFVISNLFLGISFTVYFLSVKRFFLFGDFVFGLVKAVFFGGVTSLLGCHIGFKTEGGAEGVGNSTIRSFVLSSALILILDYILWTLMF; this is encoded by the coding sequence TTGTTAAAAAGATTTTTAACTGCAACTGGTAAAAAAACATTAGACTTCCTGGAAGAACTTGGGCAGGTTGCAAATCTGTTAATATCAATTGTTCGATACTTTCCATCAATCATTCGAAGCAGGAATCTTGTTCTTTTCCAGATGGAACACATCGGAGTTAATTCCCTTCCTTTAGTTTTAATTATTGCAACTTTTACTGGGGCAGTTTCTGCATGGCAAGCCGCTTATCAATTAAAAGGTCTTGCTCCATTATCTTTTATGGGTACTGCAACAAGCCGAGCTATTATTACTGAACTTGGTCCTGTCCTAACTGCTATAGTAATTGCGGGTAGGGTCGGAGCCTCAATTGCAGCAGAGCTTGGATCTATGAAAGTTACAGAACAAATTGATGCTCTTGAAACAATGGCAATAAGCCCAGTACGTTACCTGGCTATGCCCCGATTTTTTGCCTCTATTGTAATGATGCCTATACTTGTTATTTTTGCAAATATTATTTCTATCATTGGTGCATTTGTAATTTCAAACCTGTTTTTGGGAATTTCTTTCACAGTATATTTCCTTTCTGTAAAAAGATTCTTTCTATTTGGGGATTTTGTTTTCGGTTTGGTTAAAGCTGTTTTTTTTGGCGGAGTTACTTCACTACTGGGGTGTCATATTGGATTTAAAACTGAAGGTGGGGCAGAAGGAGTAGGAAATTCTACAATCCGATCCTTTGTTCTTTCTTCTGCATTAATTTTAATTCTTGATTATATCTTATGGACACTGATGTTTTAA
- the lexA gene encoding transcriptional repressor LexA — protein sequence MKNELTERQEEVLNFIKEHLNEKGYPPTLREIGKRFNIVSTFGVKRHLDALGKKGKINVDSNISRSITIVNLNQLKAKEEKELQRSPNEIPIVGRVAAGLPILAVENIDGYLTIDQRIVKNSKNCFALKVKGDSMINAGLFEDDIVVVSPQKYASNGEIIIALLGDDATVKRFEVRGYETFLVPENVKYTAIQVNDREDFSIIGKVVGVIRWYN from the coding sequence ATGAAAAATGAATTAACAGAAAGACAAGAAGAAGTTTTGAACTTTATTAAAGAGCATCTTAATGAAAAAGGTTATCCACCTACTTTAAGAGAAATTGGAAAGCGATTTAATATTGTTTCAACATTTGGAGTTAAAAGGCATTTAGATGCCTTAGGTAAAAAAGGTAAAATTAATGTCGACTCTAATATTAGTAGATCAATTACAATTGTAAATTTGAATCAACTAAAGGCAAAAGAAGAAAAGGAATTACAAAGAAGTCCAAATGAAATTCCGATAGTTGGTAGGGTTGCTGCTGGCTTGCCTATTTTAGCAGTTGAAAATATTGATGGTTACTTAACAATTGATCAAAGGATAGTTAAAAATTCTAAAAATTGTTTTGCCTTAAAAGTTAAAGGTGATAGTATGATCAACGCCGGACTTTTTGAAGATGATATTGTTGTTGTGTCACCTCAAAAATATGCTTCTAATGGAGAAATCATCATCGCATTACTTGGAGATGATGCAACAGTAAAAAGGTTTGAAGTAAGAGGTTATGAAACTTTTCTGGTACCGGAAAACGTTAAGTATACAGCTATACAAGTAAATGATAGAGAAGACTTTTCTATAATTGGGAAGGTTGTTGGTGTTATCAGGTGGTATAATTAA
- a CDS encoding branched-chain amino acid aminotransferase, translating into MQKINYQISNHTDTLQLPEKLEFGKIFTDHLFEMNYVDGKGWTEPTIKKYENLSLDPATMVFHYGQAIFEGLKAFKTLSGKIALFRPDKHLERLNNSARRLCIPEVDKTFVLEALKELIRIDKDWVPDGNGNSLYIRPFIFGSDPQLGVKSSKSYKLLIILSPVGAYYSEGFKPVKILAQDDYVRAVRKGLGDCKTSANYAASLLAGQEAAKKGFAQVLWLDGVELKYIDEVGAMNIFIALKNEIVTPALTGSILPGITRLTVIQLLKEWGENITERLISLEELISEYDKGNVKCVFGTGTAAVISSVESLTFKERVLKFNNGEPNELELKLFEKISSIQYGMKPDTYNWLSYI; encoded by the coding sequence ATGCAAAAAATAAACTATCAGATAAGTAACCATACTGATACTCTCCAACTTCCAGAAAAATTGGAATTTGGTAAAATATTTACGGACCATCTTTTTGAGATGAATTATGTTGATGGAAAAGGTTGGACTGAGCCGACAATTAAGAAATATGAAAATCTATCTCTTGATCCTGCCACAATGGTTTTTCATTACGGACAAGCTATTTTTGAAGGATTGAAAGCATTTAAAACCTTATCCGGAAAAATTGCATTGTTCCGCCCTGATAAACATTTAGAACGATTGAACAATTCTGCAAGACGTTTATGTATTCCGGAAGTAGATAAAACTTTTGTATTGGAAGCCCTGAAAGAATTAATCCGAATTGATAAAGATTGGGTTCCCGATGGCAATGGAAATTCACTTTATATCCGTCCTTTTATTTTTGGATCAGATCCACAGCTTGGTGTCAAATCATCTAAAAGTTATAAATTATTAATAATTCTATCACCAGTTGGAGCTTATTATTCAGAAGGATTTAAGCCGGTAAAAATACTTGCGCAGGATGATTATGTGCGTGCTGTAAGAAAAGGTTTGGGTGATTGTAAGACATCTGCAAATTATGCTGCAAGTCTTTTAGCTGGACAGGAAGCAGCAAAAAAAGGATTCGCACAGGTGCTTTGGCTTGATGGAGTGGAATTAAAATATATCGATGAAGTTGGAGCAATGAATATTTTTATTGCATTAAAAAATGAAATTGTAACTCCTGCTTTAACCGGAAGTATTCTACCAGGAATTACAAGGTTAACCGTAATCCAACTATTAAAGGAATGGGGAGAAAACATTACAGAAAGACTGATAAGTCTTGAAGAATTGATTTCTGAATATGATAAAGGTAATGTGAAGTGCGTTTTTGGAACCGGAACTGCAGCAGTTATTTCTTCTGTAGAATCTCTGACGTTCAAAGAAAGGGTTTTGAAATTTAATAATGGAGAACCGAACGAACTTGAACTAAAATTGTTTGAGAAAATATCGTCAATTCAATACGGAATGAAACCTGACACCTATAACTGGTTAAGTTATATTTAG